TATCTGACTGTTCAATTTCACTGTTCCAAACAGCTTTTCCGGTCTTCTGCCCCACTTTTTCTTCATGCTATCCCTTAATCGCTCCTGCCACGAGACTGTCCTGTACCTTTTTGCTCATAAATAAATATACTATAACTGTAGGAATGGTTGCAATAACCAAAGCTGCTCCGATCGGTCCCCAGTTGGTGCTGTAGGTACCCACCAGGCTCTGCATTCCGACCGTGAGCGTCCTGTGAGCGGAATCGCTGACAAAAACGGTTGCAAACATCAGCTCATTCCATGCCTGCAGAAAGGTAAAAATGGCAATCGTTGAAACCGCCGGCTTCATCAGCGGTACAATAATGCGGAAGAATATGCCAAAGGTCCCGCAGCCGTCCATACAAGCCGATTCCTCCAGCTCTTCCGGAATATTCATCATAAAGCTGTTGCATATCATAATCGCCATAGCAAGTGCAAACGCCGTATATGGAATGAACAATGAGGAAAATGTATTCAGCATATGCATGGAACGCAGAATCAGAAATACCGGCAGCAGCGCCGCATGAATGGGCAGCGTCAGTCCCAGCATAAAAATATTGTTCAGCAGCGTGCGTCCCTTCCACAAAAGTCTGGAAACAGCATAGGACGCCATCAGCGCAATCACAAGCGTCAGGAAAATCGTTATTCCGGTTACCAGTATACTGTTAAAAAAGTATCTCCCCATCTGCCCTTTTGTAAGCGCTTCCACATAGTTTGTAAGATTCCAGGATTCCGGCAGACTGAGCGCGCTTTTGTTAAATATCTCATTGTTGTCTTTAAACGAAAACAGAATCATCCAGTAAAGAGGAAAGATACTTATCACCGTCCAGAGCAATAAAATCAGATAGAACAAATATTTTCCGATAAAACCTGTATATTTTTTCATGCCGCCTGTTCCTCCCCCTCCACTTTAAATATCTTCTTAATCAGAATAGCAGTAGCAAAGCAGATTACAATAATAAATATGGCAATCGCACTTCCCGAACCGTATTTATTTTTCATAAAAATGTCTGTGAACATCAGCGTGCTTGGCACCTCGCTGGCATGAGCCGGTCCGCCGTTTGTCAGAACGTAAATCATATCAAAGGATTTAAATGCACCTGTCACGCCGAAAATCAGGCATACCCGCAGTACCGGCTTCAAAAGCGGAATCAGGATATGAAAGCAGGTCTGCGTATAGGTTGCCCCGTCAATATAGGCAGCCTCCTTCAGCTCCGGATTGATGGATTTGATTCCCGCATACAGCAAAAGCATATGGTATCCCACATACTGCCAGATAATCGGGACAAACACCGCCCACATTACCGTATCCTTTTCCCCCAGCCAGGTATGGCACCAGGATTCCAGCCCCAGCGTGCGCAGTATCGAATTCAGCACGCCATAATCCGGATTATATATTTTTATCCAGAGCTGACCGATTACAACAGTAGATAAAAGTACCGGAATAAAAAATACTGTGACGAAAAAACGCTCTCCCCTGATTCCTTTTGCCAGCCCCAGCGCCAGGAACAGCGCGAAGGGAAGCTGGATAAATACTGCGCCTGCCGCCAGC
This is a stretch of genomic DNA from Marvinbryantia formatexigens DSM 14469. It encodes these proteins:
- a CDS encoding carbohydrate ABC transporter permease: MKKYTGFIGKYLFYLILLLWTVISIFPLYWMILFSFKDNNEIFNKSALSLPESWNLTNYVEALTKGQMGRYFFNSILVTGITIFLTLVIALMASYAVSRLLWKGRTLLNNIFMLGLTLPIHAALLPVFLILRSMHMLNTFSSLFIPYTAFALAMAIMICNSFMMNIPEELEESACMDGCGTFGIFFRIIVPLMKPAVSTIAIFTFLQAWNELMFATVFVSDSAHRTLTVGMQSLVGTYSTNWGPIGAALVIATIPTVIVYLFMSKKVQDSLVAGAIKG
- a CDS encoding carbohydrate ABC transporter permease, which translates into the protein MDKVRKNKLAIFVFLLPAVLLFAGIIIIPIFCSGYYSLLDWDGITDGILVGLENYKELFTSKTSGFSKSIVHMLMLAAGAVFIQLPFALFLALGLAKGIRGERFFVTVFFIPVLLSTVVIGQLWIKIYNPDYGVLNSILRTLGLESWCHTWLGEKDTVMWAVFVPIIWQYVGYHMLLLYAGIKSINPELKEAAYIDGATYTQTCFHILIPLLKPVLRVCLIFGVTGAFKSFDMIYVLTNGGPAHASEVPSTLMFTDIFMKNKYGSGSAIAIFIIVICFATAILIKKIFKVEGEEQAA